In Crinalium epipsammum PCC 9333, the genomic window TCAGCAAAATTACTTACAAAGCCGTAGTTAATGTGCGCTTGTAGTGAATCGAGATTTACCAAGTGTGATTGATGAAGTCGAATAACTAGGGGAATTAGACGGAGCGATCGCCATACTGGTAATAACAAAAATACATCATACCAGCGCCATAGCATTGCCTCTAGCCAAGTTAAACCAAGATGACGACGATGGATGTAGTATGTGCGAATAATAAATTCAAAACCGAATACAATAATAAACCAAATATCAATCTGCCAAAAGTAGTCAACGAAATCTCCTGTTTCTCCATAAGGACGAAAATAGTTTGTGGCTAGTAAAGGCTGAATGTTTTGATCGTAAAAATTAATTTCTTTTGACCAATTTGATTGAGATAAATACTTTCTACTCCAAAATAGTTGAAATGCTTCTTTCGATGATTCTTGTCGCACATGACGGCGCATTCGGTTTTTTATTTTTTCCAAAGTGCCAGTTTTATTGACAACTTCAAAGGGATTTTTATCAATCATCTCTACGCTGAGTTGGCGTAGTTGCTGTAGTAATAATTCAGTTTTGGGTGACTGTAATCCTGCTTGTTTTACCTCAGCTTTAAGTTGCTCTACTGTAGTGAGATATTTTTCGGTATCACGATTAGGTTCAATAGCTTTTACGGGATCGTATATTTTTGTTAAGCGGGGAAGTTCTTTTAAGTAAAAGTTGCGTAAGGGAATATAGCTGTAATCAAACAAAACTATCCCCAGATTTATTAATACCAAAAGTGCCATTCCGCGTTCAAACCAAATTTTAGGACGAGATGTTTTGGTGCTGACTGAGAATTTGGCTAAGGATGGCATAATTTAAAGTTAAATTATTAGTAAGTATTGTTTAAGCTAACGCACAAATAAACTTGTAAATTTTTAATTGAGATAAAAGTTATCAAACCCTATAACCCTTTATCCTCCCTCCTCTCTTCTCTCTCCCTCCAACAGAAAATTTAGAAACACAACAGTTTAATAAACTTTCAAGGCTGAGGTTGCTTAGAATTAAAGTATTAACGAGTAAGACAGGTTTGAGATCTATGTGGGGTAGTTTAGTAAGCACTTTTGCATTAGTTACATTAAGTTTAGCAATCAGCTTATTTTATTACGATCCAGCCTTAGCTATTCGCAGCCGTAACTACAGCAAGAGCGAGTTTCGCACTTTATTGCGTAGTTTAGGATATCAGGTGGAGTTGGGAGAGACGCTGAATGATACAGCGAGTAAAAGAGCAATCCGAGAATTTCAGGAGCAAAATAAGCTTTCTGTTGATGGCACAGTCAACTCCCAAACTCAGGATTTGGCGGCTGATATGATTGTTAATCTTCAAAATAGCTTGAATGTAGTGGTTCAACCAGATCCACCTTTACCTAATAATGAGTTTTATGGTCCTCGTACTGAAGCGGCGATTAGAGAGTTTCAAAGAAGATTTTTACTACCAGAAACTGGTATCGCTAGTTTAGAGGTTCGTCAGAAACTTAATCAAGAAGCTAGAAAGGTTTCAGGCTATAAGTAGAAAATCCTGCCTAATCAAACTACATCTTAAGAATAAATCCCCTACCCGAAATTCGGGTAGGGGTTGAAAAGGACAGTTTTATTTTGATGACGATGACTTGCTTAAAATTTAGCTTCTTGTGGTATGGGTGTGCCTTTTCGTTCAGGCATAGCTGGACGATTTTGGTAGGGAAGGGGAATGTATAGCACTGAAGGTCGTCCACCTTGAGATTGGGGATATAATTCCATCAGGTTATAGATTGACATTGGTAGCCCTTCTGTAATCGGCATACCAAGTTTAGATGCTTCCTCAACAGTCACGGGATAATCATGGGTGACTTGACCTGTGGTGAGGGCATCAATAATTTTTTCAATGTTTTCCGTAGCGATTTTTTGCTGGGGAATATTATCTTGGAGCAGAGTACGCACAAATCGCTGTACTTGTTGAATTGCTTTGCGCGATAAATCTGCCATGATCAAGGTTTGGTCGTCAATGTCGCCGATTGGTTTATCTTGAACTACTTTGAGAATACTAGCTGCTGGAAAGTTACCTAATTGGGGATCAACTGGACCTAAGACGGCGTTGGCATCCATAACTATTTCATCGGCTGCTAAGGCTAACATTGTGCCGCCACTCATGGCATAGTGAGGTACAAATACGGTTACTTTAGCTGGATGTCTAATTAATGCTCTGGCAATTTGTTCGGTAGCGAGAACTAATCCACCAGGAGTATGCAAAATTAAATCAATAGGCACATCTGGAGGTGTTAAGCGAATTGCTCTTAGCACCTGTTCTGAGTCTTCAATTGTAATGTAACGAGATATAGGAATTCCTAATAAGCTGATTGATTCTTGGCGGTGAATTAGTAAAATTACTCTACTATTACGTCCTCGTTCAAACTCCTGCAATGCTTGAACTCGTCTAGCTTCTAACTGGCGACGTTGCCACATGGGTTGAAAAGAACTGAATAGTAAAATCACCCAAAATATGTCAAAAAAATTAAAATTCATTTGTCAAGGGAGAAGACGGTATTTTTCCCTATTGTTTCAATTGCGGGTGAATTAAAGCTCTATCTGGAGTGCTAGATTAATGAAATCTAACTAAATCAGGACTTACAGATCATTAACGCTAAAATAAGCGTTTCAGCCGTTGCAGATCCCCCTAAATCCCCTTTAAAAAGGGGGACTAGCGTAAGTCCTATAAATATATAATTTCCACATTTAGTTAAATATTTGATTGCAAACCGACTCGGAATGTTAAACCAGGCTGATAAATTCGATTGGCTTTTTCGTAAGCTGCATCTGCTAAATTTTCTAGATATAAGGTTAAGCCTAAATTTTTAGTTAGAGGAATACGGCTAGTTAAATCTAGGTTTAAATATGCTGGGGAAAAATCTGTAGTTTGTTCGCTAGGATTATTAAAAATAGCTCGGCGTGAGCCACTGTAATAACTACCAAATAAGTTTAACTGCCATCCCTGACGCTCATAACCAATCCCTAGTTGTGCAACGGAGAAAGGAATTAAACCTAACTGTAAGCCTTTTTCGGCTCCAGTTTCTATTTTTGCATCTGTATAAGTATAGTTAATAAATGTTGACCATGCGGGAGTAATTCTATATCTAAGTGCTGCTTCTAATCCGTTGGTATTTACAAGACCAATATTAGCCCATTTACCTGTTTGTACTCCTAATCTCTCGTTTAAACTACTGCCAAAGTAAGTAAATTGTCCGGTTAAGTTACGAGAAAAGTTAACATCTAATCCTGCTGTCCAAGAAGAACCTGTTTCTGGTTTTAAGTCGGGGTTGGGCAGCCAGTTATGCACGGTATCATATACATATAATTGGTCTAAACCAGGGTTGCGTTGTTCGGAAGCCCAGCTACCGCGTATAGCTAGATTGGAAGTGATAGCTAATTTTGTTCCAAAGGTAGGATTTAAGTAAGTGCCAAATTCGCTGTCAATGTTTTGTCGTAAACCTAATTCTACTTGGATGCTGTCGTTAGGTTTCCAAGTATTTAGAGCAAATATTGCAGATTGAAGTCTATTTTTATTTTCTGTTTCATTCAGATCAATTCTATTAGGGGCGGTACTACTAACTTCACCTGTTAAGTAGGAGTTTTTTAAGTCTAAACCCCATGTTAGGTTATAGGGTTTGGCAAGTTGCCATTGATGTTCTATTCTAGCTGCGATCGCTTGTGAATTTAATGTACCTGTCCGATAATAAATGTTTTGCGTTGGTCCATAAGTATTAAAGTAATCTTGATTATACGAAAGAATTGTTTTTAAAACAGAATCATCGTTATTACCTAATAAAGTTTCTGAAGATAAACCAACGTTTAAAGTATCATGATCTAGTCGGTCTCTCTGCAAGGGAAAACCAAAATAAAGTAGACCTCTACGGCTGCTGATTGTGTAAGCATTTAAATTGATAGTGTTTCTAGAATTTAAAGGAAATGTTAAGTTCCCATAGTAGTTGCTAGTGGCAATATCTCCATTAAATAAAAGACCATTTGAGTCACGATTAGCTGCGCCAGCAGGTACAGGATAACGGTTATCTGCTGATAATTTTTCATATCCTAAGTTAAAGTTTGCAGCACCAATTTTACTACCATAGCTAAGGCGGTAGTTAGATTGATTGAAAGATCCATATTCGGCTACACCATTTACTCGCGGAGATATTTGATTTTGTTTGGTAATAATATTAACTACTCCGCCAAATGCTTCGGAACCATAAAGAGTGGAACTTGTACCACTAGATAATTCGACTCTTTCAATGGATTCTACGGGGATGCTATTGAGATCTGTAGCGCCATGATAAGTATTAATATTGCTGCCAATTGGTCTACCATTCATCAGGAAGACAGATTGATTTATTGAGTGTCCTCGGTAGTATGTTCCTGTATGAATGTCTGCGCCAAAACCAGCGTCATTAATGGCAAATCCAGGTAATCCTTTTAATGCTTCTGCGAGACTATTAGAGCCTTGCTTTTGAATTTCTGTTTGAGAAATTGTATAAACAGGGGTAGATGTTTGTCGTTTTTGACTGGTAACGATGATTTCTTGAATTGTAGGATCGTCAATTTCAGGATTAGATCTTCTGGGTGTAGAATTAGATTGAGTAAGTGTGGTATTTTTAGGTGTATTTAAACTAAAAGTTAGGGTGCGATCGCGATTAATTACGCCAAGCATGGGAACAGCAGATTTACCAGTTACTATCACCTGAATTTTATTGTTGACAGTTTGGTTAATCGTCAGAGCGGTAATTTCTGTAGATAAATTATTTTGGTGAAAAAATTTACCTTGGGGTAAATTTAGCTGACTATTAGAAATTTCAGCAGTAATGGTGTTTTCATAACTGGAAGTTGATACTTGAGAGGATAAATCACCACTGGTTTCTAAAATCAGGTTAACACCATTAGCAGTTGGGTTAAGTTTAATACCAGTAACTTGCACAACTTGGGCTTGAATTGACTGTGCTATTAACGCATTTACGTGAGGCTGGTGCTGAGAATTTAGGGATGAGTTGATAACGGCAGCAGTTGGGTCTACAACTTGATGCGCGATCGCACTTTGTGTTTTCACGATAGCAGCTAATATTAAGTTGGAACTCACAATAGCAAAACTTAGTTTGAGACCGTTGCTGACAATTTTTGACATCAAATTTACTATTATGTCGCTACCGTCTCTTATTCTGCGTGTTCGCTATTGATTGAGTCAAAAGACAAGCT contains:
- a CDS encoding SDH family Clp fold serine proteinase, with amino-acid sequence MNFNFFDIFWVILLFSSFQPMWQRRQLEARRVQALQEFERGRNSRVILLIHRQESISLLGIPISRYITIEDSEQVLRAIRLTPPDVPIDLILHTPGGLVLATEQIARALIRHPAKVTVFVPHYAMSGGTMLALAADEIVMDANAVLGPVDPQLGNFPAASILKVVQDKPIGDIDDQTLIMADLSRKAIQQVQRFVRTLLQDNIPQQKIATENIEKIIDALTTGQVTHDYPVTVEEASKLGMPITEGLPMSIYNLMELYPQSQGGRPSVLYIPLPYQNRPAMPERKGTPIPQEAKF
- a CDS encoding TonB-dependent receptor domain-containing protein — encoded protein: MSKIVSNGLKLSFAIVSSNLILAAIVKTQSAIAHQVVDPTAAVINSSLNSQHQPHVNALIAQSIQAQVVQVTGIKLNPTANGVNLILETSGDLSSQVSTSSYENTITAEISNSQLNLPQGKFFHQNNLSTEITALTINQTVNNKIQVIVTGKSAVPMLGVINRDRTLTFSLNTPKNTTLTQSNSTPRRSNPEIDDPTIQEIIVTSQKRQTSTPVYTISQTEIQKQGSNSLAEALKGLPGFAINDAGFGADIHTGTYYRGHSINQSVFLMNGRPIGSNINTYHGATDLNSIPVESIERVELSSGTSSTLYGSEAFGGVVNIITKQNQISPRVNGVAEYGSFNQSNYRLSYGSKIGAANFNLGYEKLSADNRYPVPAGAANRDSNGLLFNGDIATSNYYGNLTFPLNSRNTINLNAYTISSRRGLLYFGFPLQRDRLDHDTLNVGLSSETLLGNNDDSVLKTILSYNQDYFNTYGPTQNIYYRTGTLNSQAIAARIEHQWQLAKPYNLTWGLDLKNSYLTGEVSSTAPNRIDLNETENKNRLQSAIFALNTWKPNDSIQVELGLRQNIDSEFGTYLNPTFGTKLAITSNLAIRGSWASEQRNPGLDQLYVYDTVHNWLPNPDLKPETGSSWTAGLDVNFSRNLTGQFTYFGSSLNERLGVQTGKWANIGLVNTNGLEAALRYRITPAWSTFINYTYTDAKIETGAEKGLQLGLIPFSVAQLGIGYERQGWQLNLFGSYYSGSRRAIFNNPSEQTTDFSPAYLNLDLTSRIPLTKNLGLTLYLENLADAAYEKANRIYQPGLTFRVGLQSNI
- a CDS encoding peptidoglycan-binding domain-containing protein; translated protein: MWGSLVSTFALVTLSLAISLFYYDPALAIRSRNYSKSEFRTLLRSLGYQVELGETLNDTASKRAIREFQEQNKLSVDGTVNSQTQDLAADMIVNLQNSLNVVVQPDPPLPNNEFYGPRTEAAIREFQRRFLLPETGIASLEVRQKLNQEARKVSGYK